Proteins from a genomic interval of Mycolicibacterium grossiae:
- a CDS encoding GAF domain-containing protein, translating into MTSHPAASAHGPEPALAAGDDPRSYALLLSEVYDATMAGTRAPARPRDVIADSWKRLLTRGVDPDRLAPPTVDATGIDALREASGLFAVLDDVSRGLDSVIDGGDNILVVADARGRVLWRYGAPRVLGNADRLGFVEGAQWSENAVGTNAIGTALASNRAVQVFSAEHFLRSHHAWTCAGAPIKDPRTGQVVGVVDVSGPAATVHPTTVALVDLVARLAESQLREAHDRTLNRLRTVAAPILARVGRPALAVDPHGWVAAVDALPPHSRIALPHDAIPGRTWIPALGPCDVEALPGGWLVRLADEPAADAVAASVTLDLRDATAPRLRVAGQFATWQRDISPRHAGILELLARHRQGRSAAELAVDLYGDPSRVVTVRAEMSRLRRQFTGLVLGRPYRFADSAIVDVLGPADATPSPPTAPAIRAGRGIR; encoded by the coding sequence ATGACCTCGCACCCGGCCGCCTCCGCGCATGGTCCGGAACCCGCGCTCGCCGCGGGCGACGACCCGCGCAGCTACGCCCTGCTGCTGTCGGAGGTCTACGACGCGACGATGGCGGGCACGCGGGCGCCGGCGCGGCCCCGCGACGTCATCGCCGACTCCTGGAAACGCCTGCTGACCCGCGGCGTCGACCCCGACCGGCTCGCCCCGCCCACCGTGGACGCCACGGGGATCGACGCGCTGCGCGAAGCGTCCGGGCTCTTCGCCGTCCTCGACGACGTCTCCCGGGGACTCGACTCCGTCATCGACGGCGGGGACAACATCCTGGTGGTCGCCGATGCCCGCGGGCGGGTGCTGTGGCGCTACGGAGCGCCCCGCGTGCTGGGCAACGCCGACCGGCTGGGCTTCGTGGAGGGAGCGCAGTGGAGCGAGAACGCCGTCGGCACCAACGCGATCGGCACCGCCTTGGCGTCGAATCGCGCGGTGCAGGTGTTCTCCGCCGAGCACTTCCTGCGCAGCCATCACGCGTGGACGTGCGCGGGTGCGCCGATCAAGGATCCGCGCACCGGTCAGGTGGTCGGCGTCGTGGACGTCTCCGGCCCCGCTGCCACCGTGCACCCCACCACGGTCGCGCTGGTGGACCTGGTGGCCCGGCTCGCCGAGTCGCAGCTGCGCGAGGCGCACGACCGCACACTCAACCGGCTGCGCACCGTGGCCGCGCCGATCCTCGCCCGGGTCGGGCGTCCGGCGCTGGCCGTCGACCCGCACGGCTGGGTGGCCGCGGTCGACGCGTTGCCGCCGCACAGCCGAATTGCGTTGCCGCATGACGCGATTCCGGGCCGCACGTGGATTCCGGCACTCGGGCCGTGTGACGTCGAGGCGCTGCCGGGCGGGTGGCTGGTGCGGCTGGCCGACGAGCCCGCCGCCGACGCCGTCGCGGCCAGCGTGACCCTGGACCTGCGGGACGCGACCGCGCCGCGGTTGCGCGTGGCCGGCCAGTTCGCGACGTGGCAGCGCGACATCTCGCCGCGGCACGCCGGGATCCTCGAGCTACTGGCTCGCCACCGGCAGGGCCGCTCGGCGGCCGAACTCGCGGTCGACCTGTACGGCGACCCGTCCCGGGTGGTGACGGTGCGCGCCGAGATGTCGCGGCTGCGCCGCCAGTTCACCGGGCTGGTGCTCGGGCGGCCCTACCGCTTCGCGGACTCCGCCATCGTCGACGTGCTCGGACCGGCCGACGCGACGCCATCGCCGCCGACCGCACCGGCGATCCGCGCAGGCCGCGGTATACGTTGA